A genomic window from Algoriphagus sp. Y33 includes:
- a CDS encoding TonB-dependent receptor, with product MQSKIYTHLRVVLFLLLSVSYSWAQESQVTGTVHDETGQPLPGATILVKGTTVGTTSDLDGKYSIASPPNGTLIISFIGYTPMEILVGNQSVIDVNLVPDLGDLEEVVVVGYGTAKKSQLTGAISSVGSKEIQELPITDARQALQGRAAGVDVTQPGSKPGSAPQVRIRGRRSFNASNEPLYVIDGIPITGGINDINPQDITSMEVLKDASATAIYGSRGSNGVVLITTKRGTVGKTVVSFDSYYGINNELGKIDVMNGAEFAEYKRESRRASGEYPEGPATPASDESLFEPIELDGIATGRSTDYVGGLMRTGAIQSHQIGVSGGSDKTTFFVSGNFFKDKGVIINQDFTRYTFRANIDHQINKKIKFGTSTLVSFSERNGENFNPLGGALAENPLGKPYDDEGNLIFLPTSDGLRTNPFAEIVPGAQVDLTKNYRIFNSIFANYDIIPGLTYRFVFGPDITISRNGRFTGSQTNARRGGDATGSVDDRFTFNYTVENILNYTKTFNQVHNLNFTALQSIQKDKYEQTTVSVLGIPAESQFFDRLGDASQITGANTNLIEWSLMSFMGRLNYDYKNKYLFTATLRADGSSKFGANNRFGYFPSVALGWNIHSESFMQNSSTIDQLKMRVSYGSIGNQAIDPYQTQALLGRTSYAYENSGAFGYRPRSIGNPDLRWETSTSFNAGLDFAIWNSRIFGSLEYYITNTSDLLAPQPLPGSTGFQGYITNIGETQNRGIELSLSTLNIEKGDFIWSTDLIFTKNTEEIISLPNGDDIGAGRFIGQPLTIFYDLKKIGIWQLDEIDEATAYGSVPGEIKIEDFNGDGVINSEDRQFLGSAVADFSLGMTNRFSYKGFDFSFFIFGRFGSMLRSQFHTGNNSLAGRYNNLDVNYWTPNNPSNDYPRPNVNQESAKYASSMEYFDATFIKVRNINFGYNFTPEAAKRIGMTSLRIYSSIQQPFIFANYRSEHKGIDPEVFLDGEQGITAGAVNANVSPAVTSFTFGINAKF from the coding sequence ATGCAATCAAAAATTTACACGCATCTGCGGGTAGTGTTATTTTTGCTGCTCAGCGTCTCCTATAGCTGGGCACAAGAATCACAAGTGACTGGTACAGTTCACGATGAAACCGGTCAACCTTTACCCGGCGCTACCATCTTAGTCAAAGGTACTACTGTAGGAACCACTTCAGATCTGGATGGAAAGTACAGTATCGCAAGTCCTCCCAATGGTACCCTAATCATCTCTTTTATTGGATATACTCCTATGGAAATACTCGTAGGAAATCAATCTGTAATTGATGTCAACTTAGTCCCTGACCTGGGAGATCTGGAAGAAGTGGTGGTCGTGGGATATGGTACGGCCAAAAAAAGCCAGCTTACAGGGGCAATTTCCTCTGTAGGATCCAAAGAAATTCAAGAATTGCCGATCACCGATGCAAGACAGGCACTGCAGGGTCGGGCAGCAGGTGTGGATGTGACTCAACCAGGATCCAAGCCAGGGTCTGCCCCCCAAGTGCGAATCAGAGGTAGAAGATCCTTTAATGCTTCCAATGAACCACTTTATGTCATTGATGGTATTCCGATAACGGGTGGAATAAATGATATAAATCCACAGGACATTACTTCCATGGAGGTACTTAAGGATGCATCGGCTACAGCTATCTATGGTTCCAGGGGTTCCAATGGTGTAGTGTTGATCACTACCAAAAGAGGAACAGTGGGCAAAACCGTTGTGTCATTTGACTCCTATTATGGAATCAACAATGAGCTGGGAAAAATCGATGTAATGAATGGTGCCGAATTCGCAGAATACAAAAGAGAGTCACGACGGGCTAGTGGAGAATATCCGGAAGGTCCTGCAACACCTGCAAGTGATGAATCTCTTTTTGAGCCGATTGAATTAGACGGTATTGCTACCGGCAGAAGTACCGATTATGTAGGAGGATTAATGAGAACTGGAGCTATTCAGAGTCATCAAATAGGTGTGAGTGGCGGTAGTGATAAGACAACCTTCTTTGTATCCGGCAACTTCTTCAAGGATAAAGGGGTAATCATTAATCAGGATTTTACACGGTATACTTTCCGCGCAAATATTGATCATCAAATCAATAAGAAAATCAAATTCGGAACTTCCACTTTGGTTTCTTTCAGCGAGCGCAACGGAGAGAATTTTAACCCTTTGGGAGGAGCTCTGGCAGAAAACCCATTGGGCAAACCATACGATGATGAAGGGAATTTGATTTTCCTTCCCACCTCTGATGGTCTGAGAACCAATCCTTTTGCGGAAATCGTACCCGGTGCTCAAGTAGACCTAACCAAAAACTACAGAATCTTCAACAGCATCTTCGCCAACTATGATATTATTCCCGGACTGACCTATAGATTTGTTTTCGGGCCGGATATAACCATCAGCAGAAATGGAAGATTTACAGGTTCGCAAACCAATGCCCGTCGTGGCGGTGATGCCACCGGCAGTGTGGACGATCGATTTACTTTTAACTATACGGTAGAGAACATCCTGAATTATACCAAAACATTTAACCAAGTGCATAACCTGAATTTCACAGCACTTCAATCCATACAAAAAGACAAATATGAGCAGACTACAGTCAGTGTGCTGGGAATTCCTGCTGAATCCCAATTCTTCGATAGGCTAGGCGATGCTTCACAAATCACAGGTGCCAACACAAACTTAATCGAATGGTCTTTGATGTCTTTTATGGGAAGGTTAAACTATGATTACAAAAACAAATACCTGTTTACCGCTACCCTAAGAGCAGATGGAAGTTCAAAATTCGGTGCAAATAATCGCTTTGGATACTTCCCCTCAGTAGCACTGGGCTGGAATATCCACTCGGAGAGCTTTATGCAGAATTCTTCCACAATAGATCAGCTGAAGATGAGGGTTTCTTATGGGTCAATCGGTAACCAAGCTATAGATCCCTACCAAACACAGGCACTTCTGGGCAGAACCAGCTATGCATATGAAAACAGTGGTGCTTTTGGCTATCGTCCAAGATCCATCGGTAATCCTGATTTGAGATGGGAAACATCCACCTCCTTTAATGCAGGATTGGATTTCGCAATTTGGAATAGTCGAATTTTCGGATCTTTGGAATACTATATCACCAATACCTCTGATCTACTGGCGCCACAGCCGCTACCTGGTTCCACAGGGTTTCAGGGATATATCACCAATATTGGTGAGACACAAAACCGCGGTATCGAACTTAGTCTCTCCACCCTAAATATAGAAAAGGGAGACTTTATTTGGTCTACAGACTTGATATTCACTAAAAATACCGAGGAAATCATATCCCTGCCAAATGGAGATGATATCGGTGCGGGCAGATTTATAGGCCAACCGCTGACTATTTTCTATGATCTAAAGAAAATAGGAATCTGGCAACTGGACGAAATAGACGAAGCTACGGCTTATGGAAGTGTTCCGGGTGAGATCAAAATCGAAGATTTCAACGGTGACGGGGTGATCAATTCTGAAGACAGGCAATTTTTGGGGTCAGCTGTAGCAGATTTCTCGCTTGGAATGACCAATAGATTTAGTTACAAGGGGTTTGATTTCTCCTTCTTTATTTTCGGTAGATTCGGATCCATGTTAAGATCCCAGTTTCATACAGGAAATAACTCCTTGGCGGGAAGGTATAATAACTTGGACGTGAACTATTGGACACCGAATAACCCTAGTAATGACTACCCTAGACCGAATGTGAATCAGGAGAGCGCCAAGTATGCCAGCTCTATGGAATATTTTGACGCAACCTTCATCAAGGTAAGAAACATTAATTTCGGCTACAATTTCACTCCTGAAGCT